One genomic region from Thermus antranikianii DSM 12462 encodes:
- a CDS encoding SDR family oxidoreductase: MERTVLITGAGSGIGLATARLLAGRGYRVLGGVRKAEDAEALKGLGVEPLFLDVTREEDLRRAAEEVPDRLFGLVANAGIAVAGPLELVPLSAFGEALEVNVLGALATVQAFLPHLRAAKGRVVLMGSVSGLVALPLMGPYAASKFALEALADALRVELLPFGVRVVLIEPGSVATPIWERSLRRAEGYLKPPPPGTEGVYGRYLEVARKVAERSAQRGLPPERVAEAVLKALESPSPKARYLVAHPRRARETLLLRLLPTPLRDRLVARLLGA, from the coding sequence ATGGAAAGGACGGTCCTCATCACCGGCGCAGGGAGCGGCATCGGCCTCGCCACCGCAAGGCTTCTGGCCGGAAGGGGCTATAGGGTCTTGGGCGGGGTGCGGAAGGCGGAGGACGCCGAGGCTCTGAAGGGGCTTGGCGTGGAGCCCCTTTTCCTGGACGTGACCCGGGAGGAGGACCTGAGGCGGGCGGCGGAGGAGGTGCCGGACCGGCTTTTTGGCCTCGTGGCCAACGCCGGCATCGCCGTGGCGGGGCCCTTGGAGCTCGTGCCCCTTTCCGCCTTCGGGGAGGCTTTGGAGGTGAACGTCCTCGGGGCCTTGGCCACGGTCCAGGCCTTCTTGCCCCACCTGCGGGCGGCCAAGGGGCGGGTGGTCCTCATGGGCTCCGTCTCGGGGCTTGTGGCCCTGCCCCTCATGGGGCCCTACGCCGCCAGCAAGTTCGCCCTCGAGGCCCTGGCGGACGCCCTTAGGGTGGAGCTTCTGCCTTTCGGGGTCCGGGTGGTCCTCATAGAGCCCGGCTCCGTGGCCACCCCCATCTGGGAGCGCTCCCTAAGGCGGGCCGAAGGCTACCTCAAGCCCCCGCCCCCAGGGACGGAAGGGGTCTATGGCCGTTACCTGGAGGTGGCCCGGAAGGTGGCGGAAAGGAGCGCACAAAGAGGGCTTCCCCCGGAAAGGGTGGCGGAGGCCGTCCTAAAGGCCCTGGAAAGCCCAAGCCCTAAGGCCCGCTACCTGGTGGCCCACCCCCGGAGGGCCCGGGAGACCCTTCTTTTGCGCCTTCTTCCTACCCCCTTGCGGGACCGGCTCGTGGCCCGGCTTCTGGGCGCTTAG